The proteins below come from a single Microtus ochrogaster isolate Prairie Vole_2 chromosome 14 unlocalized genomic scaffold, MicOch1.0 chr14_random_3, whole genome shotgun sequence genomic window:
- the Cd8a gene encoding T-cell surface glycoprotein CD8 alpha chain → MASLVTCFLSLTLLLDLVAELQGLEQLQISYAAKTTPELGKELKLKCKALLSTSQGCSWLFQKDGPGVKPTFILYHSTARIKVNDKLDENQFSGNKNDQEYTLTLKKFGEENQGYYFCSVTGNSVVYFSPLLPVFLPGKPTTPVPRPRTPVPTVGTSRSPRPETCRPGSGASVEKRGLDFDCNILIWAPLAGICGVLLLSLVITLICCHRNRRRVCKCPRPLVRQAGKPSPSEKFV, encoded by the exons ATGGCCTCGCTGGTTACCTGCTTTCTGTCGCTGACCCTGCTGCTTG ACCTTGTCGCTGAGCTCCAAGGTTTGGAACAGTTACAAATATCGTATGCGGCGAAGACGACCCCCGAACTTGGCAAGGAGTTGAAGCTGAAGTGCAAGGCGCTGTTGTCCACTTCGCAAGGATGCTCTTGGCTCTTCCAGAAGGACGGCCCCGGAGTTAAACCCACCTTCATCCTCTATCACTCTACGGCCCGGATCAAAGTGAATGACAAACTGGATGAAAACCAGTTCTCTGGGAACAAAAATGACCAAGAGTACACCCTTACCCTGAAGAAGTTCGGCGAGGAAAACCAGGGCTACTATTTCTGCTCTGTGACAGGCAACTCGGTGGTGTACTTCAGTCCTCTCCTGCCGGTCTTCCTGCCAG GGAAACCCACCACGCCAGTGCCGCGACCACGCACACCAGTGCCCACTGTCGGTACATCCCGGTCCCCACGACCAGAAACTTGCCGGCCCGGGTCGGGTGCCTCAG TGGAGAAGAGGGGATTGGACTTCGACTGTAATATCTTAATCTGGGCACCCTTAGCCGGAATCTGCGGGGTGCTTCTGCTGTCCCTGGTCATCACTCTCATCTGCTGCCACA GGAACCGAAGGCGCGTGTGCAAATGTCCCAG GCCTCTGGTCAGACAAGCAGGCAAGCCCAGCCCTTCAGAAAAATTCGTGTAA